CAGCATACAGCCTGCCGGAGACCTGCTTTTAATGCCGCTTGAATATGCGTATAGGCCGCCTACATTAGCTGAAGTAAAAACGGGCAATGCATACGTGGTGCTCGGAGGCGGCGTGAATGATTTTGCGCCTGACTTAGATGGGGAGGGAACTCCAGGCAGCGAAGCATTTCTAAGATTAATCTGCGCTTACAGATTGTACAGAATCGATAAAAAACCGATAATCATTTCCGGCGGAATAATATTTGAAAGGCGTTCAGAGGCAGCGATAGCAAAGAGGATACTCTTATCCCTTGGAGTCAACGAAAAGGATATCCTTATGGAAGAAAAAAGCAAGGATACTTTTGAAAATGCAAAGTATGTAAAAGAACTATCGGATAAACATGGCATCAATAGAATAGTTCTTATTACAAGCGCTTTTCACATGAAAAGATCGATGATGCTTTTTAATAATTTTTTTAAGGGAACCATCCCCTGTCCGACCGGACACAGCACATCAAAAACTAAATATGATTTGCTCAGTTACCTGCCGAATGCAGGTAATTTAAGCGCTATTGCCATCGCAATGAAAGAATATATGGGAATACTTTTTTACACGATTTTTCCAATACCAAATCAAAGATGATATCAAGACGGCAAGTAAGAGGTGACGTAGGCATGCTACCTTTATGTCGAGGAAC
This portion of the Pseudomonadota bacterium genome encodes:
- a CDS encoding YdcF family protein; this encodes MTFILKKIITCAIVPPGCFIVLLLIFAVFLKKKSRFFALLLAVLLYSGSIQPAGDLLLMPLEYAYRPPTLAEVKTGNAYVVLGGGVNDFAPDLDGEGTPGSEAFLRLICAYRLYRIDKKPIIISGGIIFERRSEAAIAKRILLSLGVNEKDILMEEKSKDTFENAKYVKELSDKHGINRIVLITSAFHMKRSMMLFNNFFKGTIPCPTGHSTSKTKYDLLSYLPNAGNLSAIAIAMKEYMGILFYTIFPIPNQR